DNA from Macadamia integrifolia cultivar HAES 741 chromosome 12, SCU_Mint_v3, whole genome shotgun sequence:
CCTTTTGGGATTTAGAGTATTAATAACAAATTAATACCTAAAATCATGGTAGAACCTAGTCCCCAGGAGGTTTCTAATTCAAAACCTACCGTTCCTCATTACCCCAAGCCTTCATGTTTAAAAATTTGAAGACAATGAGGTTATATTGGAAACCCATTAAACAAAGAGAGGTCGGAGAGATAGGGAAATAGGGAGACACAACATTCACTGTAAGCCACAtaaaggcctttttttttttttaagctataTAAGTCATTATTTACTATGTTTTACATATATGTGTAAATAATATATCAAGGAGGAGAATGGTTTATGATtcaatactaattttttttgttttaaaaataaataaataaataaagggaaaattaaaGAACACTATCTGTTTGGTCTATTGTTCCTATGCTCAGAAATAACCGCTTTATTTTCAAGGACTAAGAAACGACATCTATGCGTCATAAAAATAAGGGATTGTATCTGGACATGGAAATGCAGAAAAATAGCATTCCTCCTCCCATAAATGAAAGGAGACCTTTTGTTTTAGTTAATGTTCTAAtccaaataaaacataatggaTCGTCAATTCAAACACAATGGCTGACCGGTTGTTGATATTTATAACTTGGTAGGGTCTCTCTCATGTCTTTTTTAGTGATATGTTATGATTTTCTATTCTACAAATGTGAGATCTGAGCAAGTCTCAATAGAGCGGGAATAACCCAAGATACCCGCTTACTTTCCGTTTTACAATCATAAAAATAACCTGttctgagaaaagaaagatCTACACTACCCTTTTATATCGAAAATGTACAGTAAAAATGGTTGGGTTTCCTTCCCACATGAGGGACCCATATGTCCCTAAGTCTTGTCATCATTTGAAAGGGGTTGAGAAACTTCACTTAACAATTTCAGTATAAAAGGGTGAAGACCCTTTcattaaaagagataaaaaggTTGAAGAAtggagatctctctctctctctctctcactgttAAAGGAAGAATGTCGATCTCTTTTTCCAAATGTTAAAGGGATATGAGAATGTTGAGCCACTCTTTTCCAAATGTTAAAACGGGGAAGGAATGTTATGTCGCTCTCATGTCTAGATTTCGTGAGGGATTTGTTAATCTTGTTCTGTAAATGAGTTTTTGTAGAGAAGCTTTAGCTTCAGTTCTTTCTGCTAATTTAGTTATGAAGAATGGCCCAATGCAGAATTTGTATAGGTTTTTATAATATCTTTCTTTTAATAAAGATCTAATCTTTAATGTATGATCTCTATCTCTTACCTctaataatgataataacaaTTAACTCTCTGTGTTAATGCAGCAATAACAGAAGGCAAacattctcctcttccttcaGGATAACTGCTTGCAGGTCCCCGCCGCCTCCACCCTTCGAAGTCTTCGTAAACCACCCAGGGAAGGACATACGATTGTTTCGTCGGCCTAAACCTCCATCCCTTCTTGGATTATAAGAGCATGAAGCCCGGCGACAACCTCGACGAGGTCATTGAGACTACTATATGGAACTGTAAGGTTGGGGTGGCCATCTTCTCTCCGAATCATTGCACTTCTGATTACTGTCTCCATGAATTGGCTCTGATGATGGAATGCAAGAAGAAGGTAATTCCCATCTTCTATGATGTTAAGACCTCTGATCTGGTGCTTGCTGTGGATGATGGAAGCTTTCCGGGCAAGCAGCTGCATAGGTTCAGCGTGGCACTTAAGCTGGCCAAGGGCACGGTGGGCATCTCGTTTGATTCCTGCAAAGGGTACgtaagaatttttatttttatttttatttttatttttttcaagttttaaaactaAGATTTCATGATAATTTGAACCATTTTTtaactactctctctcccatgGGTCTTCCAGGGATTGGTCTGATATGCCGAAAAGAGTTTCAGACAGGGTAGTGGAAATCTTGAAGGACTTGGAGGATGAAGAAAAATTTTAGCAGCGTCAATGGAAACAGGCCTCTTCCTGCTGTATTAAATTTTGGTTGTAGAAGAATGAAATTACCAAACATGTCCATCTCAGAACATTTATTTACATCTCTCTCTttgagttttaccaaaaaaaaagaaaaaaagaaattctctctttggttgcgtttggtagtcattcagctCTAGAAACAGTGTTTCGTGTCAAGtacaaaattttcagttttttaccAAAATGCCATTTCAAAACAAAGGTGTTTGGTGAACTTGTTTCAGGAATGATACCCTAGTTGTTCATTTTTTCTACATTTGGAACGAAACCAAAATGACAGAACAAGGTTTCgtcattccatcattttgcgtttctatcatttttttttcccctttttgttcCATAAAAATCGAAAAACACGAAGTTGATACCAAACACTTTaatctgtttttttttgttccaatagaacggaaaaatgccaaaaacatttttttagatgaCTATCAAACGCAGCCTTAATCTTTGGTGACTTGACCCATCTGGTCCCTACATATCTCTTTTCTGTTGCATTTGCTGTTTATCCAAGacaaaaatgataaataaataaaaataaaatcaattagtAATATTTTAGTCACGTGGAAAGAATGTCCAATCGTTTGATAGATAGCATATGATTTATAGATTGGTTCATGGCTTGTCAAATTTCAGCGAAACTCCAATGCCATATTCAGTACATTGGATCCCAACCAATCTCAAGattgatcccaagttttaaaaccttggagTTTGGGCTGGAGCAACACATGAACATTAGTCGAGAATGCTTTATTACAACTGAGAGCCCACCTTAGCGAAGCCCAACATATTTTTACACCTCGCATGTGGGCTTAAGttgttttcaattttgattAGGTTAGGTTTAGCTCAACAATTTCAAACCGAGGTTGGATTGGGCTTGGAATGAGCCCACCCCACCCGATTTATTCCCAACCCCCATTGGTTATTGCTGTATTGTTAATGCACTTGTTCCGTTGTTTGTGTTCTATGAATTTTGATCAAAccaacacaaacacacacacacacacacaaaaaaacgAAAATCCCAATGTCAAATTTGTGAATCAACAGTtagttttttttagtaattagaGGAAAGTTTTCATACAATCATACTCCCAATGGGCCATATGTTGGACTAGAGATGGTGTAATTTCATAGCCAATAGAATTGAAGGGTAAGTATAAAAGGGTATCAAACTATCAAAGGGAATTTACAATCACTCCCCTATACTTggtctatatttactaaaactctactctctttttttttgtgatacttctctg
Protein-coding regions in this window:
- the LOC122094729 gene encoding TIR-only protein-like, encoding MKPGDNLDEVIETTIWNCKVGVAIFSPNHCTSDYCLHELALMMECKKKVIPIFYDVKTSDLVLAVDDGSFPGKQLHRFSVALKLAKGTVGISFDSCKGDWSDMPKRVSDRVVEILKDLEDEEKF